Proteins encoded by one window of Halorussus salinus:
- a CDS encoding DUF7571 family protein: protein MKPCQRCQAVIDEYILDKQLEPLRDLTVDDFNVCADCVTIVADACVKCDGAVYVPKTDSDVPDYCPACRADIIERTGRDPGWHRDTVSP from the coding sequence ATGAAACCGTGCCAACGCTGTCAGGCGGTCATCGACGAGTACATCTTGGACAAACAACTCGAACCCCTGCGCGACCTCACAGTAGACGACTTCAACGTCTGTGCGGACTGTGTGACCATCGTTGCGGATGCGTGCGTGAAGTGCGACGGCGCGGTGTACGTCCCCAAAACCGACTCCGACGTTCCAGACTACTGCCCGGCGTGTCGAGCCGACATCATCGAGCGCACCGGCCGCGACCCCGGTTGGCATCGCGATACGGTGTCACCCTGA
- a CDS encoding PKD domain-containing protein produces MSESSNFTRRNALRLTGGVIAGSAMAGTAAAETTVDIVASDETPATGDNVTFEAANFEPNSDYEQYSWGIQDSNGNFISSDKWGETIDFTFEAADTYTISVIAASDYDAARTTAQTEITVDEKVEIVPSNENPDEGEVVTFEAKGYDPNSDYEQYSWGIQDADGNFVSSDKWGQTIEYQFSERGVYTVSIIAASDYEDDRALDDVKIGV; encoded by the coding sequence ATGTCCGAAAGCTCGAACTTTACTCGGCGAAACGCGCTCCGACTGACCGGCGGCGTCATCGCGGGGTCGGCGATGGCGGGCACCGCGGCGGCCGAGACCACCGTGGACATCGTGGCGAGCGACGAGACTCCGGCGACCGGGGATAACGTGACGTTCGAGGCCGCGAACTTCGAACCCAACAGCGACTACGAGCAGTACAGTTGGGGGATTCAGGACTCCAACGGAAACTTCATCTCTAGCGACAAGTGGGGCGAGACCATCGACTTCACCTTCGAGGCGGCGGACACCTATACGATTTCGGTCATCGCGGCCAGCGACTACGACGCCGCGCGAACGACCGCCCAGACCGAGATTACGGTGGACGAGAAGGTGGAAATCGTCCCGAGCAACGAGAACCCCGACGAGGGCGAAGTCGTCACCTTCGAGGCCAAGGGCTACGACCCCAACAGCGATTACGAGCAGTACAGTTGGGGCATCCAAGACGCCGACGGGAACTTCGTCTCCAGCGACAAGTGGGGCCAGACCATCGAGTACCAGTTCTCCGAGCGCGGCGTCTACACCGTCTCCATCATCGCGGCCAGCGACTACGAGGACGACCGTGCGCTCGACGACGTGAAAATCGGCGTCTGA
- a CDS encoding DUF460 domain-containing protein — MNARTSALDTLVFGVDIQSGDVRGDAPSYALVAFDGENIDRDVVSHRKLRRLVDREEPAFVATDNMYELAADKDALVHFLRELPDGTRLVQVTGAERPEPLSRVASRHGVPYGKEPMKEAEAAARLAAGNVGYEVSAFTNTTEIKVSRGRSTGKGGWSEDRYTRRIHGSVKTKTREVESELDAAGLDYERDATEKYGGFSNAVFEVEGRPEEIPVSNQRSGDVRVEVERVRRDGIEFEPLAKRRDHVLVGIDPGTTTAVAVADLDGNLLDVLSTRTADTAEVIEWIIERGRPVVIAADVEPMPETVEKIRRSFDAEGWIPNSDLPVDEKQHRTREFDYDNDHERDAMAAALYAFDDHEDQFDRIAEKVPPRMDRGEVTARVVAGEDSVETALAALSDDDEPDDEETEHTERELTDDEKRIKQLESQVERLEAHVEELNDTIESKEGRIGQLKGDLEAARSEERKEVRERREVSRLERENSRLERQLDERDDRIDELEGKLARLKELWKLDHSNFSDVSEKKAGLTPVKPVSKFTKDAIADAHDRFGLATGDVVYLRDSSGAGRSTAERLAEVEPKVVLTGEGGLSDVADRVLFENEIPVGPADDVTIQEVDELAVTRESEVETVIEDWEERAEDRRKEQKAEQLDRLISEHRADRKYDAGSSEASGQSP, encoded by the coding sequence GTGAACGCCCGCACGAGTGCCCTCGACACGCTCGTCTTCGGCGTGGACATCCAGAGCGGGGATGTTCGCGGCGACGCACCTTCCTACGCACTCGTCGCGTTCGATGGCGAGAACATCGACCGCGACGTGGTGTCACACCGCAAGCTCCGCCGCCTCGTGGACCGCGAGGAGCCCGCGTTCGTGGCGACCGACAACATGTACGAGTTGGCCGCCGACAAGGACGCACTGGTCCACTTCCTCCGGGAGTTGCCCGACGGGACCCGACTCGTGCAGGTGACGGGGGCCGAGCGCCCCGAACCCCTCTCCAGAGTCGCTTCGCGTCACGGCGTGCCGTACGGGAAGGAGCCGATGAAGGAGGCCGAGGCCGCCGCGCGACTCGCGGCCGGAAACGTCGGCTACGAGGTCTCTGCCTTCACCAACACCACCGAAATCAAGGTCTCTCGGGGGCGCTCGACCGGCAAGGGCGGCTGGAGCGAGGACCGATACACCCGGCGCATCCACGGCTCGGTCAAGACCAAGACGCGCGAAGTCGAGAGCGAGCTAGACGCCGCGGGCCTCGACTACGAGCGCGACGCGACCGAGAAGTACGGCGGGTTCTCGAACGCCGTCTTCGAGGTCGAGGGCCGCCCCGAGGAGATACCGGTCTCGAACCAACGGTCCGGCGACGTGCGAGTCGAGGTCGAGCGCGTCCGCCGGGACGGCATCGAGTTCGAACCGCTGGCCAAGCGCCGCGACCACGTGCTGGTCGGCATCGACCCCGGCACGACCACCGCCGTCGCGGTGGCGGACTTGGACGGGAACCTACTGGACGTGCTGAGTACCCGGACCGCCGACACCGCCGAGGTCATCGAGTGGATAATCGAGCGCGGGCGACCGGTCGTAATCGCCGCCGACGTGGAACCGATGCCCGAGACCGTCGAGAAGATTCGCCGGAGCTTCGACGCCGAGGGGTGGATTCCGAACTCGGACCTGCCGGTAGACGAGAAGCAACACCGGACCCGCGAGTTCGACTACGACAACGACCACGAGCGCGACGCGATGGCGGCCGCACTCTACGCCTTCGACGACCACGAGGACCAGTTCGACCGCATCGCCGAGAAGGTGCCTCCTCGGATGGACCGCGGCGAAGTCACCGCTCGCGTCGTCGCGGGCGAGGACTCGGTGGAGACCGCACTGGCCGCCCTCTCCGACGACGACGAACCCGACGACGAGGAGACCGAACACACCGAGCGCGAGTTGACCGACGACGAGAAGCGCATCAAGCAGTTGGAGTCGCAGGTCGAACGCCTCGAAGCCCACGTCGAGGAGCTAAACGACACCATCGAGAGCAAGGAGGGCCGAATCGGGCAACTGAAAGGCGACCTCGAAGCCGCTAGAAGCGAGGAGCGAAAGGAGGTCCGCGAGCGCCGGGAGGTCTCCCGACTCGAACGCGAGAACAGCAGGCTGGAGCGACAACTCGACGAGCGAGACGACCGCATCGACGAGTTGGAGGGCAAACTCGCGCGACTCAAGGAACTCTGGAAGCTCGACCACTCGAACTTCAGCGACGTGTCCGAAAAGAAAGCGGGGCTGACGCCCGTCAAACCCGTCTCGAAGTTCACCAAAGACGCCATCGCCGACGCTCACGACCGGTTCGGGTTGGCCACGGGCGACGTGGTGTATCTCCGGGACTCCTCGGGCGCAGGGCGCTCGACCGCCGAGCGACTCGCCGAGGTAGAGCCGAAAGTCGTCCTGACCGGCGAGGGCGGCCTCTCGGACGTGGCCGACCGAGTCCTCTTCGAGAACGAGATTCCGGTCGGCCCGGCCGACGACGTGACCATTCAGGAGGTAGACGAACTGGCCGTCACCCGCGAGAGCGAGGTCGAAACTGTCATCGAGGACTGGGAGGAGCGCGCCGAAGACCGCCGCAAGGAGCAGAAGGCCGAGCAGTTGGACCGCCTCATCAGCGAACACCGCGCGGATAGGAAGTACGACGCCGGGTCGTCGGAAGCCAGCGGGCAGAGTCCGTGA
- a CDS encoding DUF7282 domain-containing protein produces the protein MTRDTKTLSAVFMAVLLVLASGTAVSLAVTESPTDAGTNAVGVQETTTAADGEETTVADDEQTTREADAPADGEASVTFDEQESDGEQVVVESATLPEGGFIAIHDSSVAEAPLSSVLGNSVYLEPGTHEDVTITLARPITESQTLVAMPHFDTNDNEVYDFVLSTGEVDGPYTVDNEILIDQGNVTVAEETTTTTEEEAEETTTEMVEETTTEAEDAEETTTEDEVVEETTTEMVEETTTEEDGAEVGETTTVAEEPPADMQQFVFKIEQMNIDRWSFVVGDEETPDRTERVGNLTISDRRVTINLSELLRQGSMAQQEAGQVTTVSPEQAEEMIEENLSQDIQTVRYIIENVNVENVTFVVTAPEDIEMPEPPMTTTTAEPEETTTEEVVEETTTEEEVEETTTEEVVEETTTEEEVEETTTTEEDGEVVEETTTEEVVEETTTEEEVEETTTTEEVVEETTTEEVVEETTTEEEVEETTTEEVVEETTTTEEEVEETTTTEETTAAEVNSFEVSELDAPDSATTGDTITVSATVSNPNDQQATQEVAFRLEGTVVARQSVTLDAGEQTTAEFEIDTEGVPAGQYIHGVYTRNFGELGVIVLEDPSAETTTTAADAGNETTTAAA, from the coding sequence ATGACACGTGACACAAAGACACTTAGCGCCGTCTTCATGGCGGTGTTGCTGGTACTGGCGAGCGGGACGGCCGTATCGCTCGCCGTGACGGAGAGTCCGACAGATGCAGGGACGAACGCCGTGGGGGTTCAGGAGACGACTACCGCCGCGGACGGCGAGGAGACGACCGTCGCAGACGACGAGCAGACGACCCGTGAGGCCGACGCACCGGCCGACGGTGAAGCGAGCGTGACGTTCGACGAGCAGGAGAGCGACGGCGAGCAGGTCGTCGTCGAGTCGGCGACCCTGCCGGAAGGCGGGTTTATCGCCATCCACGACTCGTCGGTCGCCGAGGCACCGCTGTCGAGCGTCCTCGGCAACTCGGTGTACCTCGAACCGGGCACTCACGAAGACGTGACTATCACGCTCGCCCGGCCCATCACCGAGAGCCAGACGCTCGTCGCGATGCCGCACTTCGACACGAACGACAACGAGGTCTACGACTTCGTCCTCTCGACCGGCGAGGTTGACGGTCCGTACACCGTGGACAACGAGATTCTCATCGACCAAGGCAACGTGACGGTCGCAGAGGAGACGACCACGACGACCGAGGAGGAAGCCGAAGAGACCACGACCGAGATGGTCGAGGAGACCACGACTGAAGCGGAAGACGCCGAAGAGACGACAACTGAAGACGAAGTGGTCGAGGAGACCACGACCGAGATGGTCGAGGAGACCACGACCGAGGAAGACGGTGCAGAAGTCGGCGAGACGACGACGGTGGCCGAAGAGCCGCCCGCCGACATGCAGCAGTTCGTCTTCAAGATAGAGCAGATGAACATCGACCGCTGGTCCTTCGTCGTCGGGGACGAGGAGACGCCCGACCGGACCGAGCGAGTCGGCAACCTCACCATCTCCGACCGCCGGGTCACCATCAACCTGAGCGAACTCCTCCGGCAGGGGTCGATGGCCCAGCAGGAGGCCGGTCAGGTGACGACGGTGAGTCCCGAGCAGGCCGAGGAGATGATAGAGGAGAACCTCTCGCAGGACATCCAGACCGTCCGCTACATCATCGAGAACGTCAACGTCGAGAACGTGACGTTCGTCGTCACGGCTCCCGAGGACATCGAGATGCCCGAACCGCCGATGACGACCACGACGGCGGAACCCGAGGAGACGACCACCGAGGAAGTGGTCGAGGAGACGACTACCGAAGAAGAAGTCGAGGAGACCACGACTGAAGAGGTAGTCGAAGAGACGACTACCGAAGAAGAGGTCGAAGAGACCACCACCACCGAAGAAGACGGTGAGGTGGTCGAGGAGACCACGACCGAAGAGGTAGTCGAAGAGACGACTACCGAAGAAGAGGTCGAAGAGACCACGACAACCGAAGAAGTAGTCGAAGAGACCACGACCGAAGAAGTGGTCGAAGAGACGACTACCGAAGAAGAGGTCGAGGAAACCACGACCGAAGAAGTAGTCGAGGAAACCACGACGACTGAAGAAGAGGTCGAAGAGACTACGACCACCGAAGAGACCACTGCGGCCGAGGTCAACTCCTTCGAGGTCTCGGAACTCGACGCGCCCGATAGCGCGACGACCGGCGACACCATCACGGTGAGCGCCACGGTCAGCAACCCCAACGACCAGCAGGCGACCCAAGAGGTCGCGTTCCGGTTGGAGGGGACGGTCGTCGCTCGCCAGAGCGTCACGCTCGACGCGGGTGAGCAGACCACCGCCGAGTTCGAGATAGACACCGAAGGCGTGCCCGCGGGTCAGTACATCCACGGCGTGTACACCCGCAACTTCGGCGAACTCGGAGTCATCGTGCTGGAGGACCCGAGCGCCGAGACGACCACCACCGCCGCCGACGCCGGTAACGAGACGACCACCGCCGCCGCGTAG
- a CDS encoding tyrosine--tRNA ligase — protein MDAYELISRNVEEVVTDEEVEALAEDPEGKRVYVGYEPSGVLHIGHMLTANKLIDLQDAGMEVVILLADVHAYLNGKGSFEEIEATAEKMRKQFLAYGLDDEQTEFVYGSEYQLDDDYVLDLHKLELDTTLNRAQRAMAEIQGDETAKVSHVVYPLMQALDIEYLDLDLAVGGLDQRKVHMLMREELPEIGYEARPCLHTPILADLGSGEGKMSSSSGVTISMEDSTEDIEEKVNSAFCPPTRDPEGDLENPVLEIFQYHVFPRFETVVVERPDEYGGNLEYDDYETLADDLESGELHPADAKGALAKYLDELVAPGREKLRELAE, from the coding sequence ATGGACGCCTACGAGTTGATTTCGCGGAACGTCGAGGAGGTCGTGACCGACGAGGAGGTCGAAGCGCTCGCCGAGGACCCCGAAGGCAAGCGCGTCTACGTCGGCTACGAGCCGTCGGGAGTCCTCCACATCGGGCACATGCTCACGGCGAACAAGCTCATCGACCTGCAGGACGCGGGCATGGAGGTCGTCATCCTGCTGGCGGACGTTCACGCCTACCTCAACGGGAAGGGGAGCTTCGAGGAGATCGAAGCGACCGCCGAGAAGATGCGCAAGCAGTTCCTCGCGTACGGACTGGACGACGAGCAGACCGAGTTCGTCTACGGCTCGGAGTACCAGTTGGACGACGACTACGTTCTCGACCTGCACAAACTGGAGTTGGACACGACGCTGAACCGCGCCCAGCGCGCGATGGCCGAGATTCAGGGCGACGAGACCGCGAAGGTCAGCCACGTCGTCTACCCGCTGATGCAGGCGCTGGACATCGAGTATCTCGACTTGGACCTCGCGGTGGGTGGACTCGACCAGCGCAAGGTCCACATGCTGATGCGCGAGGAGCTACCCGAAATCGGCTACGAGGCCCGGCCCTGCCTGCACACGCCCATCCTCGCGGACCTCGGCTCCGGCGAGGGCAAGATGTCCAGCAGTTCGGGCGTCACCATCTCGATGGAGGACTCCACCGAGGACATCGAGGAGAAGGTCAACTCGGCGTTCTGCCCGCCGACCCGCGACCCCGAGGGCGACCTCGAAAATCCGGTGCTGGAAATCTTCCAGTACCACGTCTTCCCGCGCTTCGAGACGGTCGTCGTGGAGCGTCCGGACGAGTACGGCGGGAATTTGGAGTACGACGACTACGAGACGCTGGCCGACGACCTCGAAAGCGGCGAACTCCACCCCGCCGACGCCAAGGGCGCGCTGGCGAAGTACTTGGACGAGTTGGTCGCGCCGGGCCGCGAGAAGTTGCGGGAGTTAGCGGAGTAA
- the rnz gene encoding ribonuclease Z: MSMRVTFLGTGGAVPTTERNPSSVLVNREGDRLLFDAGEGTQRQMMRYGTGFTISEIFVTHLHGDHVLGIPGLIQTLDFNDREEALTIYAPAGTEKEIDQLVRAADNRPSFPVHVYGVGPDEAAVRRDDYEVRTFRTDHDTNSLGYALIEDDRKGRFDRGKAEELGVPVGPKFSRLHEGNAVELDDGTTVEPDQVVGDPRPGRRFVYTGDTRPSATVAEIAADADLLVHDATFADDRADRAADTAHSTARQAGEIASRANAERLALTHVSSRYAGDVSAHLAEAREVFDGEAFVPDDGETLDVPYPDE; this comes from the coding sequence ATGTCGATGCGCGTGACCTTTCTCGGAACCGGCGGGGCAGTGCCGACGACAGAGCGAAACCCGAGTTCGGTGCTGGTCAACCGGGAGGGCGACAGGCTGTTGTTCGACGCTGGCGAGGGGACCCAGCGCCAGATGATGCGCTACGGAACCGGATTCACTATTTCCGAAATCTTCGTTACGCACCTCCACGGCGACCACGTGCTGGGGATTCCCGGCCTGATTCAGACGCTCGACTTCAACGACCGTGAGGAGGCCCTGACCATCTACGCGCCCGCCGGTACCGAGAAGGAAATAGACCAACTCGTCCGCGCCGCCGACAACCGGCCGTCGTTCCCGGTCCACGTCTACGGCGTCGGTCCCGACGAGGCCGCGGTCCGGCGCGACGACTACGAGGTCCGGACGTTCCGGACCGACCACGACACCAACTCGCTGGGCTACGCGCTGATAGAGGACGACCGCAAGGGCCGGTTCGACCGCGGGAAGGCCGAGGAGTTGGGCGTCCCGGTCGGCCCGAAGTTCTCGCGACTCCACGAGGGCAACGCCGTCGAGTTGGACGACGGGACCACCGTCGAACCCGACCAAGTGGTCGGCGACCCCCGGCCCGGCCGCCGGTTCGTCTACACGGGCGACACCCGGCCGAGCGCCACGGTCGCCGAAATCGCGGCCGACGCCGACCTGCTCGTCCACGACGCGACGTTCGCCGACGACCGGGCCGACCGCGCCGCCGACACCGCCCACTCGACCGCGCGACAGGCCGGAGAAATCGCAAGTCGAGCGAACGCCGAGCGCCTCGCGCTGACCCACGTCTCCTCGCGCTACGCGGGCGACGTGTCCGCCCACCTCGCGGAGGCACGCGAGGTCTTCGACGGCGAGGCGTTCGTCCCCGACGACGGCGAGACGCTGGACGTGCCGTACCCCGACGAGTAG
- a CDS encoding bifunctional metallophosphatase/5'-nucleotidase: MRTFVSLLLILCLVVSGAVSPVAASTSDSHSQTGSAPAPAAAQAPTNNSSATTVTILSYNDVQTAAAENATLPRMVTLLNQRRAAHDNPTVVVGGGDEVSPHSLSPLSQWRTPVEVLNVIDPAAESIGNHDLDYGFDAVGNFSNASEFPWLMANVVDSETGEPIPGATPYTVVERQGVKVGIVGVADEKIKSKTAVDFEKQGYELENYSETASEYATMLKDEENVDVVVASAHLGVPVAKTLANTTENVDAIVVGDDEREYPPAETGGAVIMEAEARAEHVAELNLTVEDGDVTSWNGRLLDVTENVSKNETAASIVTDARKDELSEVAGETEVELDARFSSNYHDETALGNLVGDSFRAQTGAEVAITNAGGIRSNSVYGPGNLTVGDVYNMLPFQNTLVTVELTGAELEEVLASQIVTLESDEGQQYGAEAKLQVSGVTYEWVGHNDTDDQIRDAWVGGEPLDEETTYNVTVNSYMAGWDGSPLQNATVTSESHMLYGTALLEYVQQNGPVSPTGENRIRRVDAEVETESVSVTDGTATVELAAPNGIQNVSDLYATTGDAGDRLAADSVSLSNGTVTATFGVADLRELSAGDPVHIYGDYNTSAYQRVYFENSVLNAQVAASEVGAETTTETATRTETTTGDETTETTAETTEKAVGDETETTTADETSGDIPGFTPAIAVVALVAAALLAHRRD, encoded by the coding sequence ATGCGAACGTTCGTATCGCTGTTACTGATTCTCTGTCTCGTCGTCTCGGGCGCGGTGTCGCCCGTCGCGGCGAGTACGTCCGACTCGCACAGTCAAACCGGGTCCGCACCCGCACCGGCCGCGGCGCAGGCCCCGACGAACAACTCGTCTGCAACGACAGTGACTATCCTGTCGTACAACGACGTGCAGACCGCGGCGGCCGAGAACGCCACCCTGCCGCGGATGGTCACGCTCCTGAACCAGCGCCGGGCCGCCCACGACAACCCGACGGTCGTGGTCGGCGGCGGTGACGAAGTGAGTCCCCACTCGCTCTCGCCGCTCAGTCAGTGGCGGACGCCGGTCGAGGTACTCAACGTCATCGACCCGGCCGCCGAGAGCATCGGAAACCACGACCTCGACTACGGGTTCGACGCCGTGGGGAACTTCAGCAACGCCTCGGAGTTCCCGTGGCTGATGGCCAACGTCGTTGACTCGGAGACCGGCGAGCCGATTCCCGGCGCGACGCCCTACACGGTCGTCGAGCGACAGGGCGTGAAAGTCGGCATCGTCGGCGTGGCTGACGAGAAAATCAAGTCCAAGACCGCGGTTGACTTCGAGAAGCAAGGCTACGAACTCGAAAACTACTCCGAGACCGCGAGCGAGTACGCCACGATGCTCAAAGACGAGGAGAACGTGGACGTGGTCGTCGCCTCGGCGCACCTCGGCGTCCCCGTGGCCAAGACCCTCGCTAACACGACCGAGAACGTCGACGCCATCGTGGTCGGCGACGACGAACGGGAGTACCCGCCCGCAGAGACCGGCGGCGCGGTCATCATGGAGGCCGAGGCCCGCGCGGAACACGTCGCGGAACTCAACCTGACCGTCGAGGACGGCGACGTGACCTCGTGGAACGGTCGGCTCCTCGACGTGACCGAGAACGTCTCGAAGAACGAGACGGCCGCCTCCATCGTCACCGACGCGCGGAAAGACGAACTCTCGGAGGTCGCCGGGGAGACGGAGGTCGAACTCGACGCGCGGTTCTCCTCGAACTACCACGACGAGACCGCCTTGGGCAACCTCGTCGGCGACTCCTTCCGCGCTCAGACCGGTGCAGAGGTCGCCATCACTAACGCGGGCGGCATTCGCTCGAACAGCGTCTACGGTCCCGGTAATCTCACGGTCGGCGACGTGTACAACATGCTTCCGTTCCAGAACACGCTCGTCACCGTCGAACTGACCGGCGCGGAACTCGAAGAGGTCCTCGCCAGCCAGATAGTCACCCTCGAAAGCGACGAGGGCCAGCAGTACGGTGCCGAGGCCAAGCTACAGGTCAGCGGCGTCACCTACGAGTGGGTCGGCCACAACGACACCGACGACCAAATCCGTGACGCGTGGGTCGGCGGCGAACCGCTGGACGAGGAGACGACCTACAACGTCACCGTCAACTCCTACATGGCGGGATGGGACGGCTCGCCGCTCCAGAACGCGACCGTGACCAGCGAGTCACACATGCTCTACGGCACGGCCCTGCTGGAGTACGTCCAGCAGAACGGTCCGGTATCGCCGACCGGCGAGAACCGCATCCGGCGCGTGGACGCCGAAGTCGAGACGGAGTCGGTGAGCGTGACCGACGGGACCGCGACGGTCGAACTCGCCGCGCCCAACGGCATTCAGAACGTGAGCGACCTCTACGCGACCACTGGCGACGCGGGCGACCGTCTCGCCGCCGACTCGGTGTCGCTGTCGAACGGCACCGTGACGGCCACGTTCGGCGTCGCCGACCTCCGGGAACTCTCGGCGGGCGACCCGGTCCACATCTACGGCGATTACAACACCTCGGCCTACCAGCGCGTCTACTTCGAGAACTCGGTGCTGAACGCGCAGGTCGCGGCCAGCGAGGTCGGAGCCGAGACCACGACCGAGACCGCTACTCGAACCGAGACGACGACCGGTGACGAGACCACCGAAACCACCGCGGAGACGACCGAGAAGGCGGTCGGCGACGAGACCGAGACGACGACCGCGGACGAAACGTCCGGCGACATCCCCGGCTTCACTCCCGCCATCGCAGTCGTCGCGCTCGTCGCGGCCGCACTCCTCGCGCACCGCCGCGACTGA